In a genomic window of Croceibacterium sp. TMG7-5b_MA50:
- the gatA gene encoding Asp-tRNA(Asn)/Glu-tRNA(Gln) amidotransferase subunit GatA: MSELTQPPELTQLGVQAIRDGVAAGTFTAREVAEACNEAVAGAATLNAFIVTTPDHALAAADKVDADRAAGRPLGLMAGVPIGMKDLFATRGVQTTAASHMLEGFTPQYESTVSQRLWDAGAGMLGKLNLDQFAMGSSNETSHFGNVISPWKKAGSNAALTPGGSSGGSSAAVAARLAPAATGTDTGGSIRQPAALTGICGIKPTYGRCSRWGVVAFASSLDQAGSMARSVGDCALMLQAMAGFDPKDSTSLDLPVPDWSGALDANLAGKRVGIPREYRMEGTDAAILSAWDDGIAWLKDAGAEVVDISLPHTQYALPAYYIVAPAEASSNLARYDGVRYGLRDLPSGANLQDMYAATRAAGFGDEVKRRILIGTYVLSAGYYDAYYTQAMKVRALVARDFAEAWNSCDVILAPTAPNAAFALGEKLADPLAMYLNDVFSVPASLAGLPAMSVPAGLDGDGLPLGLQLIGRPLDEQGVLNAALAIEQRAGFTAQPERWW, encoded by the coding sequence ATGAGTGAACTGACCCAGCCCCCCGAACTCACTCAGTTGGGCGTGCAGGCGATCCGCGATGGGGTCGCCGCCGGCACCTTCACCGCGCGCGAAGTCGCCGAGGCGTGCAACGAAGCGGTGGCGGGTGCCGCCACCCTCAACGCCTTCATCGTCACCACGCCGGATCATGCGCTGGCCGCCGCTGACAAGGTGGATGCGGACCGCGCCGCCGGTCGTCCGCTGGGCCTGATGGCAGGCGTGCCGATCGGCATGAAGGACCTGTTCGCCACGCGTGGCGTGCAGACGACCGCCGCCAGCCACATGCTGGAAGGCTTCACGCCGCAGTACGAATCCACCGTCAGCCAGCGCCTGTGGGATGCGGGCGCGGGGATGCTGGGCAAGCTCAACCTTGACCAGTTCGCGATGGGCTCCTCTAACGAGACGAGCCATTTCGGCAATGTCATCAGCCCGTGGAAGAAGGCCGGCAGCAATGCCGCGCTCACTCCGGGCGGCTCGTCCGGCGGCAGCAGCGCCGCCGTGGCCGCGCGCCTCGCTCCGGCCGCGACCGGCACCGACACCGGCGGCTCCATCCGCCAGCCGGCTGCGCTGACCGGTATCTGCGGCATCAAGCCAACCTATGGCCGGTGCAGTCGCTGGGGTGTGGTCGCCTTCGCCTCCTCGCTCGACCAGGCCGGCTCCATGGCGCGCAGCGTCGGCGATTGCGCACTGATGTTGCAGGCGATGGCGGGCTTCGACCCCAAGGATTCCACCAGCCTCGACCTGCCGGTGCCGGACTGGAGCGGGGCGCTGGATGCGAACCTTGCCGGCAAGCGCGTCGGCATTCCGCGCGAATACCGGATGGAGGGTACAGACGCCGCCATCCTCAGCGCATGGGATGATGGCATCGCCTGGCTGAAGGATGCTGGGGCGGAGGTCGTCGACATCAGCCTGCCGCACACCCAGTATGCGCTGCCCGCCTATTACATCGTCGCCCCGGCGGAGGCATCCAGCAACCTCGCCCGCTACGATGGCGTGCGCTACGGGCTGCGTGACCTGCCATCCGGCGCCAACCTGCAGGACATGTACGCCGCCACCCGCGCGGCTGGCTTTGGTGACGAGGTCAAGCGCCGCATCCTGATCGGCACCTACGTGCTCAGCGCCGGCTATTACGACGCCTATTACACGCAGGCGATGAAGGTGCGCGCGCTGGTCGCCCGTGACTTCGCAGAGGCGTGGAACAGCTGCGACGTGATCCTGGCGCCGACCGCGCCCAACGCGGCCTTTGCACTGGGCGAGAAGCTGGCCGACCCGCTGGCGATGTACCTGAACGACGTGTTCTCCGTCCCCGCCAGCCTGGCCGGCCTGCCCGCTATGAGCGTGCCGGCAGGTCTGGATGGTGACGGGCTGCCGCTCGGCCTGCAGTTGATCGGACGCCCGCTGGACGAACAGGGCGTGCTCAACGCCGCCCTCGCCATCGAACAGCGCGCCGGCTTCACCGCCCAGCCGGAGCGGTGGTGGTAA
- the gatC gene encoding Asp-tRNA(Asn)/Glu-tRNA(Gln) amidotransferase subunit GatC gives MSVDKATVAKIASLARIRMDDAALDRMVPELNGILSFVEQLGQVDVTGVEPMTAVIPQSLRLRDDVVDADPLTGGGVRDAVLANAPAAEHGFFGVPKVIE, from the coding sequence ATGTCCGTCGACAAGGCAACCGTCGCCAAGATCGCCTCGCTCGCGCGCATCCGCATGGACGATGCCGCGCTGGACAGGATGGTGCCCGAACTGAACGGCATCCTCTCCTTCGTGGAGCAGCTGGGCCAGGTGGATGTCACCGGCGTGGAGCCGATGACCGCCGTGATCCCGCAATCGCTGCGCCTGCGGGACGATGTGGTGGACGCCGATCCGCTGACCGGCGGCGGCGTGCGCGACGCAGTGCTGGCCAATGCCCCGGCGGCGGAGCACGGCTTCTTCGGCGTGCCCAAGGTTATCGAATAG
- a CDS encoding FKBP-type peptidyl-prolyl cis-trans isomerase — protein sequence MTEITRVPLQPIAKGSLAKLWIGVVLVILLAAGVAWAAAPQGVSVTQIAAGTGGTPATGDVVFVDYVGKLADGTEFDRSQPSPFPPGMLPAGTPMLLEDGQLIPGFLQGLQQMQKGGRYRLEIPAALAYGETPPPGAPIPPNSDLVFEVTLNDFMSRAEVEGRIQALQQQMMMQGQMPGGPPAAPSAPPAGQ from the coding sequence ATGACCGAGATCACCCGCGTACCGTTGCAGCCCATCGCCAAGGGCTCCCTTGCGAAGCTGTGGATCGGCGTCGTGCTGGTTATCCTGCTGGCGGCCGGCGTTGCCTGGGCCGCGGCGCCGCAGGGCGTGTCCGTGACGCAGATCGCCGCCGGCACCGGTGGCACACCGGCGACGGGGGACGTCGTGTTCGTCGATTATGTCGGCAAGCTGGCCGACGGGACCGAGTTCGACCGGTCGCAGCCCTCCCCCTTCCCGCCCGGCATGCTGCCCGCCGGCACGCCCATGCTGCTGGAGGATGGCCAGCTGATCCCCGGCTTCCTGCAGGGCCTGCAGCAGATGCAGAAGGGTGGACGTTACCGGCTCGAGATCCCGGCCGCGCTCGCCTATGGCGAGACGCCGCCGCCGGGCGCGCCGATCCCGCCGAACAGCGATCTGGTGTTCGAAGTGACGCTGAACGACTTCATGAGCCGGGCGGAGGTCGAAGGCCGCATCCAGGCGCTGCAGCAGCAGATGATGATGCAGGGGCAGATGCCCGGCGGCCCGCCGGCTGCTCCCTCCGCCCCGCCCGCCGGCCAGTAA